A single region of the Elizabethkingia sp. JS20170427COW genome encodes:
- a CDS encoding YdiU family protein has protein sequence MSGFFIMSIPNFTYDFLEEFPGDKSFNNFPRQTPGMLYALVEPAEFPHVELIHFNDKLGENLGITKDETNFLAAQHLDSNIKTYASAYAGHQFGNWAGQLGDGRAIYIGECITKNHKRQELQYKGSGVTPYSRHADGRAVFRSSLREYLMSEAIHYLGIPSSRALSICKTGEKVVRDMFYNGNPRPENGAIIIRSAESFLRFGHFEWLAAQGDDALLKRLIDYCIIRYFPEIKDTSPHRYLTWFQKICNATADMIVEWYRVGFVHGVMNTDNMSVLGLTIDYGPFSMMDEYNLQFTSNTTDLPGRRYAFGNQANIAHWNLIQLANAIFPIVNNQEGLEDILTLYADLFWNRYDKMMGEKLGLDFIKNTDAPLLLEWQKMMDKLQLDYTLFFQLLETVEETSILKHFESCLYHTLSQEEEKHLVNFIQKYLKRRNENTISISEAKAKMSKANPRFILRNYLLYQCIEKADQGDFTMLNQLFDALQHPYENLYPEFNQKRPNWADEKPGCSCLSCSS, from the coding sequence ATGTCCGGCTTTTTTATTATGAGTATCCCCAACTTTACTTACGATTTTCTTGAAGAATTTCCTGGAGATAAAAGCTTCAACAATTTTCCAAGACAGACTCCTGGCATGCTATACGCTCTGGTAGAGCCAGCAGAATTTCCTCATGTAGAGCTTATCCATTTCAATGATAAATTAGGTGAAAATTTAGGCATCACTAAAGATGAAACCAATTTTCTCGCGGCTCAACATTTGGATTCAAATATTAAAACCTATGCTAGTGCATATGCAGGACACCAATTCGGGAATTGGGCGGGACAATTAGGAGATGGCAGAGCTATATATATTGGTGAATGTATTACTAAAAACCATAAAAGACAAGAACTTCAGTACAAAGGATCTGGGGTTACTCCCTACTCTAGGCACGCAGATGGGAGGGCTGTCTTTAGATCCTCTTTGCGAGAGTATCTCATGAGTGAAGCAATTCATTACTTAGGGATTCCTAGCAGTAGAGCTCTCAGCATTTGTAAAACGGGAGAAAAAGTCGTCCGAGATATGTTCTACAATGGAAATCCTCGTCCAGAAAATGGGGCGATCATCATCCGAAGTGCCGAAAGTTTTCTCAGATTCGGACATTTCGAATGGCTGGCAGCTCAAGGAGATGATGCTCTCTTAAAAAGGTTAATAGACTATTGTATTATTCGATATTTTCCGGAAATTAAAGATACTAGTCCTCATCGTTATTTAACGTGGTTTCAAAAAATATGCAATGCTACTGCAGATATGATTGTGGAGTGGTACAGAGTAGGCTTTGTACACGGGGTGATGAATACCGACAACATGTCTGTTTTAGGTCTTACTATCGATTATGGGCCTTTCAGCATGATGGACGAATACAACCTTCAGTTTACTTCTAACACTACTGATTTGCCTGGCAGAAGATATGCTTTTGGGAACCAAGCCAACATTGCCCATTGGAATCTCATCCAACTGGCAAATGCTATTTTCCCTATTGTGAATAATCAAGAAGGTTTAGAAGATATTTTAACACTTTATGCCGATCTATTCTGGAATAGATACGACAAAATGATGGGAGAAAAATTAGGTTTAGATTTTATTAAAAACACTGATGCTCCTTTACTTTTGGAATGGCAAAAGATGATGGATAAGCTACAACTAGATTATACCCTTTTTTTTCAATTATTAGAAACTGTTGAGGAAACTTCTATTCTTAAGCATTTTGAAAGTTGTCTTTATCATACCCTGTCTCAAGAGGAAGAAAAACATCTGGTAAACTTCATTCAAAAATATCTAAAGAGAAGAAATGAAAATACAATCAGCATCTCTGAAGCGAAAGCAAAAATGAGCAAAGCCAATCCGAGATTCATCTTAAGAAATTACCTTCTTTATCAATGTATAGAAAAGGCTGACCAAGGGGATTTCACTATGCTTAACCAACTATTTGATGCGCTGCAACATCCATATGAAAACTTATACCCAGAATTCAACCAAAAAAGACCTAATTGGGCAGATGAAAAACCTGGATGTTCTTGTCTTTCTTGTAGCTCCTAA
- a CDS encoding DUF6080 domain-containing protein produces the protein MKSALHQFIKILFPSSKIELGILLFFFIAYGSLGYYLADQFRIIYDERVPWDAYFSFDNVSIVKTGGGWERHPFSIYLFDGIRNTALWLSHGKTNAIFRITLVAFSTFTIAMSFVQLFKYLKNIIQLNTRTSLFLLTFFGFFTTPILLSFTPETYTYSLFLLIFFNYYAALKIQQGKSIGVIPLSVFGVFIGGLTITNVVKTYIPILYEKKLFKSWKQFGKATIKVLVSIGVFIFLYLWKLGFKYEQIINQTSTQYEKFSNPKVTPLWDMMTSWFWGGNMLFSSFFTRDYHSKTNFEYKALFMDVYSSAFSYIWVAIVFFLILWALLKNIKNPLVQILGLSFLVDVLIHCVLKFGLHTSYIYGGHFIFVVPMLLGWLFYSQKNNPKTFKGLWITSVLLLVYLALNNLYRLTDFIEFAQLYYR, from the coding sequence ATGAAATCTGCATTACATCAATTTATTAAAATATTATTCCCTAGCTCTAAAATAGAATTAGGGATTTTATTGTTTTTCTTTATCGCTTATGGTAGCTTAGGATACTACTTAGCAGATCAATTTAGGATTATTTATGATGAAAGAGTCCCTTGGGATGCCTACTTTAGTTTTGATAATGTTTCTATTGTAAAAACAGGAGGAGGCTGGGAGAGACATCCTTTTTCTATTTATCTTTTTGATGGAATTCGCAATACAGCCCTTTGGTTATCTCATGGGAAAACCAATGCTATTTTCAGAATTACTCTTGTAGCCTTCAGTACCTTTACGATTGCTATGAGCTTCGTTCAGCTTTTTAAATATCTAAAAAACATCATTCAACTTAATACCAGAACTTCCCTATTTTTATTGACGTTTTTTGGATTTTTCACCACCCCTATCCTTCTCTCTTTTACTCCCGAAACCTATACTTATTCCTTATTCCTATTAATTTTCTTCAACTATTATGCGGCTTTAAAAATTCAACAAGGAAAAAGTATCGGAGTTATTCCACTAAGCGTCTTTGGAGTTTTCATCGGAGGGTTAACAATTACCAATGTTGTGAAGACCTACATCCCTATTTTATATGAGAAAAAGCTATTTAAAAGTTGGAAACAATTCGGAAAAGCAACCATTAAGGTATTGGTTTCTATAGGAGTTTTTATTTTTCTGTATTTATGGAAATTAGGATTTAAGTACGAGCAAATTATCAACCAAACTTCAACACAATATGAGAAATTTTCCAACCCAAAAGTAACCCCACTTTGGGATATGATGACTTCTTGGTTCTGGGGAGGCAATATGCTCTTCTCTAGCTTCTTTACCCGAGATTATCATAGCAAAACCAACTTCGAGTATAAGGCTCTTTTCATGGATGTTTATTCCTCAGCCTTCTCTTATATCTGGGTAGCTATTGTATTTTTTTTAATACTTTGGGCTTTGTTGAAAAACATTAAAAACCCTCTTGTACAAATCCTAGGCTTGTCCTTTTTAGTTGATGTCCTTATCCACTGCGTTTTGAAATTTGGTTTACATACGTCCTACATCTATGGTGGACATTTCATCTTTGTAGTTCCTATGCTACTAGGATGGCTGTTTTATAGCCAAAAAAACAATCCAAAAACCTTTAAGGGTCTTTGGATTACGAGTGTTCTTTTATTGGTTTATCTAGCCTTAAACAACCTTTATCGATTGACAGACTTTATCGAGTTTGCTCAGCTCTATTATCGTTAA
- a CDS encoding tetratricopeptide repeat protein: MEEFFENEAVKRFEEMLENNEELFFDLEEYDDIISYYLEIGDYQYADTAIRYALKLYPNAPEIKVRKLELHLEKNENIQAKSLMDELKGLADENLDYHICCAKYYSNMGKSYKAIEICERALDFEEDQDFLHNFIADEFQILGDPFMALKHYKLALKYEPNEEYSLQSVISCLVALNKTTEAIEFVNGYLDNNPYSQIAWMEYGNIYYNQKNYKEAIKAFDYLLAINAEAIGVYSNKAACYEALEEWEEAIKTYQESQEYEFTKAYSYHKIGLCYRKLNQPTNALNAMQKALYEDPQFHQAMISISEVYEELGNLNEAVHFAVEATKYNENNLDLQKKLAFLYISLGKFEEALVCLKRMVDCEPHRFYHWYAYTEVLMLIGEYEKAESTLMSGLKEHPRAELYYQLSNCYFNLKKDNEARAALDQAIRLNPSLIEDMQQKYPYIDKEIKKVKSKRL; this comes from the coding sequence TTGGAAGAATTTTTTGAAAATGAAGCTGTAAAACGCTTCGAAGAGATGTTGGAAAATAATGAAGAACTTTTCTTTGATTTGGAAGAGTACGATGATATTATTTCCTATTATCTAGAAATTGGAGACTATCAGTACGCGGATACCGCTATACGATATGCTCTGAAACTTTATCCAAATGCTCCCGAAATTAAGGTGAGAAAACTTGAACTTCATTTGGAAAAAAATGAAAATATTCAAGCAAAATCCTTGATGGATGAGCTAAAAGGCTTAGCAGATGAAAACTTAGATTATCACATCTGCTGTGCTAAATATTACTCCAATATGGGGAAATCATACAAAGCGATAGAAATTTGTGAGAGAGCTTTAGATTTTGAAGAAGATCAAGATTTCCTACACAACTTTATTGCGGATGAATTCCAAATATTGGGCGATCCCTTCATGGCTTTAAAGCACTATAAATTAGCTTTAAAATATGAGCCTAATGAGGAATATTCCTTGCAAAGCGTAATCAGTTGCTTGGTTGCTCTTAATAAAACCACCGAGGCTATCGAGTTTGTGAATGGATATTTAGATAACAACCCTTATTCACAAATCGCATGGATGGAGTATGGAAACATCTATTATAACCAGAAGAATTATAAAGAGGCCATAAAAGCTTTTGATTATCTTTTGGCCATTAATGCCGAAGCTATAGGTGTTTATTCCAATAAAGCAGCTTGTTATGAAGCTTTAGAAGAGTGGGAAGAAGCGATAAAAACCTATCAAGAATCTCAGGAATATGAATTTACAAAAGCATATTCTTACCATAAAATAGGACTATGTTATCGTAAGCTCAATCAGCCTACCAATGCTCTTAATGCAATGCAAAAAGCGTTGTATGAGGATCCTCAGTTTCACCAGGCGATGATTAGTATTTCCGAGGTGTATGAAGAGCTAGGGAATTTAAATGAAGCGGTGCATTTTGCTGTAGAGGCTACCAAGTACAATGAGAATAACTTGGATTTACAGAAGAAGCTAGCCTTTTTGTACATCAGTTTAGGAAAATTTGAAGAAGCTTTAGTATGCTTGAAGAGAATGGTAGATTGTGAGCCACATAGATTTTACCACTGGTATGCTTATACTGAAGTTTTGATGTTGATAGGAGAATATGAGAAAGCTGAAAGCACCTTGATGTCCGGGTTAAAGGAACATCCAAGAGCAGAATTGTATTACCAGCTAAGCAATTGTTATTTTAACCTTAAAAAAGATAATGAGGCAAGAGCAGCCTTGGATCAAGCAATTCGCTTGAACCCTTCTTTAATTGAAGACATGCAACAAAAGTATCCTTATATTGATAAGGAGATAAAAAAAGTTAAATCTAAAAGATTATAG
- the glmM gene encoding phosphoglucosamine mutase — protein sequence MSLIKSISGIRGTIGGKVGDNLTPLDIVKFASAFGTWLQAQKGKKDITLVVGRDARISGAIVSDLASNTLQALGINVIDLGLSTTPTVEVMVPELNADGGIIFTASHNPKEWNALKLLNDKGEFINAKEGGEVLALAESENFEYIDVDHLGEYTQNEEGIQTHIDKVLELPAVFPGIIREKRYKIVVDAVNSTGGIAIPKLLERMGCDVVKLYCEPNGQFPHNPEPLKEHLSEICELVVAEKADLGIVVDPDVDRLALVDENGELFGEEYTLVAVADYLLRKQKGVAVSNLSSSRALKDLALSLDSEYYASAVGEVNVVTLMKEKQAIIGGEGNGGIIYPELHYGRDSLVGVALFLTHLAEQGKSVSDLRRSYVSYFMGKKKIQLTPEINVDALLERVQEEFKNEEISTIDGVKIDFPNNWVHLRKSNTEPIIRIYTEAKTQEEADQLADDMIAKIKTLI from the coding sequence ATGTCATTAATAAAGAGTATTTCAGGAATTAGAGGAACTATAGGAGGAAAAGTAGGGGATAACCTTACTCCTTTGGATATTGTAAAATTTGCATCAGCTTTTGGAACTTGGCTTCAAGCACAAAAAGGAAAAAAGGATATCACCCTTGTGGTAGGTAGAGATGCAAGAATTTCAGGAGCCATAGTGTCCGACTTAGCATCTAATACCTTACAAGCTTTAGGAATTAATGTAATCGATTTAGGACTAAGTACTACCCCAACCGTGGAGGTAATGGTACCTGAATTGAATGCAGATGGAGGAATTATCTTTACTGCAAGCCATAACCCTAAAGAGTGGAACGCTCTGAAATTATTAAATGATAAAGGAGAGTTTATCAACGCTAAAGAAGGAGGAGAAGTGCTTGCTTTAGCAGAAAGCGAAAACTTTGAATATATAGATGTAGACCACCTTGGTGAATACACTCAAAATGAGGAAGGGATACAAACTCATATTGATAAAGTATTAGAACTACCAGCTGTATTTCCTGGTATTATCAGAGAAAAAAGATACAAAATTGTAGTAGATGCTGTTAACTCTACAGGTGGTATTGCAATTCCTAAATTGTTAGAAAGAATGGGTTGCGATGTGGTAAAATTATACTGCGAGCCTAATGGACAATTCCCCCATAACCCAGAGCCATTAAAGGAACACCTTTCTGAAATTTGTGAATTGGTAGTTGCTGAAAAGGCAGATTTAGGAATCGTTGTAGATCCTGATGTTGATAGACTAGCATTGGTAGATGAAAACGGAGAACTTTTTGGAGAAGAATATACTTTAGTTGCCGTAGCAGATTACCTATTAAGAAAACAAAAAGGAGTAGCGGTATCTAATCTTTCTTCTAGTAGAGCTTTAAAAGATTTGGCTTTATCTTTAGATTCAGAATACTATGCTTCTGCCGTTGGAGAGGTAAACGTGGTTACTTTGATGAAGGAAAAACAAGCCATTATCGGAGGAGAAGGTAACGGGGGTATTATCTATCCTGAACTTCACTACGGAAGAGATTCTCTAGTAGGGGTAGCTCTATTCCTTACCCACTTGGCAGAACAAGGAAAATCGGTTTCTGATCTTAGAAGATCCTATGTGAGCTATTTTATGGGGAAAAAGAAAATCCAATTAACTCCTGAAATTAACGTAGACGCTCTTTTAGAACGTGTACAAGAAGAGTTTAAAAACGAAGAAATATCTACTATTGATGGCGTGAAAATAGATTTTCCTAACAATTGGGTTCACCTAAGGAAATCTAATACAGAACCAATTATCAGAATTTATACAGAAGCAAAAACTCAAGAAGAAGCTGATCAATTGGCAGATGACATGATTGCTAAGATCAAAACTTTGATTTAG
- the feoB gene encoding ferrous iron transport protein B, with translation MNYTRLLLVGNPNVGKSTLFNQLCNRNQKTGNYSGVTVASHSGSYQYKGEEIKITDLPGSYSIYPTSEDEVIFAKYLLERRDQYDAVVYVADALNLKRSLLLFEQIKDFGIPILMVINQIDEAERRGYSLDVKALEEELGVTIHVTNAKKKLGVEAIRDSIYENKFSLVNPSHQLFEIPAEYKAQVEKMKEITQEENLYQNWFLLASTNLYKSPLDLQKINQVRAESHLVVKRLQTQETLRRYANIDQLLSEVRSKRKLLKDLITEKADQLIVHKFWGYVIFLAVLLVIFQSVFYFAEFPMTWIEDSFAWLSEMAAQYIPEGPLNSLISEGILPGIGGIVVFAPQIGILMYFLYIMEDSGYMARVIFMMDRLLRPFGLSGKSIIPLVSGTACAIPAIMSARNIENTKERLITIMVTPFMTCSARLPIYTILITLVIPDKYFMGIGYRALALMAMYFIGFLMALFASIVLKYIVKSTQKSFLIMDLPNYKMPLWGYNFKMALKRAWGFITGAGKVIFTVSIIIWVLSYFGPHDKFSLTSHKSEVELNDSYLAKMGQSIEPVIKPLGYDWKMGVSILTSFAAREVFVGTMSTLYSLSDEGEDQKLLEKMKNDTYEDGTPVFTLATGISLLLFYAFAMQCMSTIAIVYKETASMKWTLIQLFGMTGIAYISSLVVYQLLK, from the coding sequence ATGAATTATACCCGGCTTCTTTTAGTAGGAAACCCCAATGTTGGTAAATCCACCCTTTTTAATCAACTCTGTAATCGGAATCAAAAAACAGGAAACTATTCTGGAGTTACCGTTGCAAGCCATAGCGGAAGTTATCAATACAAAGGCGAAGAAATAAAAATTACCGACCTACCAGGGTCTTATAGTATCTATCCTACATCTGAAGATGAAGTAATCTTTGCAAAATATCTTTTAGAACGCAGAGACCAGTATGATGCAGTGGTCTATGTTGCAGACGCTCTTAACTTAAAGCGAAGCTTACTCTTGTTTGAGCAAATTAAGGATTTTGGAATTCCTATTTTGATGGTCATCAACCAAATCGATGAGGCGGAGAGAAGAGGATACTCTCTTGATGTTAAAGCTTTGGAAGAAGAACTAGGAGTAACCATACATGTTACCAATGCCAAAAAGAAACTAGGAGTAGAGGCAATTCGTGACTCTATTTATGAAAATAAATTCTCATTGGTAAATCCTTCTCATCAGCTTTTTGAAATACCAGCAGAATATAAGGCTCAGGTAGAAAAGATGAAAGAGATTACCCAAGAGGAAAATCTTTATCAAAATTGGTTTTTACTTGCCAGTACCAATTTGTACAAAAGCCCTTTGGATTTGCAGAAAATAAATCAAGTAAGGGCAGAAAGTCATCTTGTTGTAAAGAGATTACAAACTCAGGAAACTCTACGAAGATATGCAAATATAGATCAACTATTATCTGAGGTTAGGTCTAAGAGAAAATTGTTAAAAGACCTTATCACAGAAAAAGCAGATCAGCTTATTGTTCATAAATTCTGGGGCTATGTTATCTTTTTAGCGGTATTACTGGTTATTTTCCAATCGGTATTTTACTTTGCAGAATTTCCAATGACTTGGATAGAGGATAGTTTTGCATGGCTTTCAGAAATGGCTGCTCAATATATTCCAGAAGGACCTTTAAATAGCCTTATCTCAGAAGGGATTTTACCCGGAATTGGAGGAATAGTTGTATTTGCTCCTCAAATTGGAATTTTGATGTACTTCCTTTATATCATGGAAGACAGTGGTTATATGGCTAGGGTAATATTTATGATGGATAGGCTCTTACGTCCATTTGGGTTAAGTGGGAAAAGTATTATTCCTTTAGTTTCGGGAACTGCTTGTGCAATCCCAGCAATTATGTCCGCAAGAAATATCGAGAATACTAAAGAAAGGCTGATAACCATTATGGTAACGCCATTTATGACTTGTTCGGCAAGGCTTCCTATTTACACAATTTTAATAACATTGGTTATTCCAGATAAGTATTTTATGGGAATAGGATACCGGGCTTTAGCTCTTATGGCAATGTATTTCATAGGATTTTTAATGGCTTTATTTGCTTCGATAGTTTTAAAATATATTGTAAAATCTACCCAAAAAAGCTTTTTAATTATGGATTTGCCTAATTATAAAATGCCACTTTGGGGATACAATTTCAAGATGGCTCTTAAGAGAGCTTGGGGCTTTATTACAGGTGCCGGTAAAGTGATTTTTACAGTAAGTATTATCATTTGGGTATTAAGCTATTTTGGTCCACATGATAAATTCTCCCTAACATCTCATAAATCTGAAGTAGAATTAAATGATTCTTATTTAGCTAAAATGGGACAAAGTATAGAGCCTGTTATTAAACCTTTAGGCTACGACTGGAAAATGGGAGTAAGTATCCTTACATCTTTTGCGGCTCGTGAAGTGTTTGTAGGAACCATGTCCACCTTATATTCTTTAAGCGATGAAGGCGAAGATCAAAAGTTGTTGGAGAAAATGAAAAATGACACATATGAAGATGGTACTCCTGTGTTTACTCTCGCTACAGGGATTTCGCTCTTGCTCTTCTATGCTTTTGCCATGCAATGTATGAGTACTATTGCTATTGTATATAAAGAAACAGCAAGTATGAAATGGACATTAATACAACTGTTTGGGATGACAGGGATAGCATATATATCCTCACTAGTCGTCTATCAATTATTGAAATAG
- a CDS encoding FeoA family protein encodes MNVMGKIVDFDNDHHEMPGKILEMGLLPETPFKILFQAPFGGPLYVEYGEEKSRVALRIEEAMYIIVEVLNENN; translated from the coding sequence ATGAATGTAATGGGAAAAATTGTAGATTTTGACAATGATCATCATGAGATGCCAGGAAAAATTCTTGAAATGGGTCTATTACCAGAAACGCCTTTCAAAATTCTTTTCCAAGCTCCTTTTGGAGGTCCTCTTTATGTTGAATATGGGGAAGAAAAATCCCGAGTTGCCTTACGTATTGAAGAGGCAATGTATATTATTGTCGAAGTATTAAACGAAAATAATTAA
- a CDS encoding 5'-methylthioadenosine/S-adenosylhomocysteine nucleosidase — protein sequence MKKININNKEYQKPLLVFAMKEEAVDLFDDYHLVFTGIGKVNATYTLTKAIQQYQPDIIINLGTAGSQTYSKGQVVCCHQFVQRDMDVSPLGIEKFKTPFSEEEIVLQYGIKLNHLMDGICGSGDSFETEHHHPEYNIVDMEAYALAWVAKQEGIPFMSLKYISDGADDDAVGDWKEEVHKAAKSLAQTLAQGL from the coding sequence ATGAAGAAAATAAACATTAATAATAAAGAATACCAAAAGCCATTATTGGTTTTTGCAATGAAGGAAGAAGCAGTAGATTTATTTGATGATTACCATTTGGTTTTTACGGGAATAGGAAAGGTTAATGCAACCTATACTTTAACTAAAGCAATACAGCAATATCAACCGGATATTATTATCAATCTAGGTACCGCAGGAAGCCAAACTTATAGCAAAGGACAGGTGGTTTGTTGCCATCAATTTGTGCAAAGAGATATGGATGTATCTCCTTTAGGCATAGAAAAATTTAAAACTCCGTTTTCTGAAGAAGAAATAGTACTTCAATATGGGATAAAGCTCAACCATTTGATGGATGGTATTTGTGGAAGTGGAGATTCTTTTGAAACCGAACATCATCATCCCGAATATAATATTGTAGATATGGAAGCTTATGCTTTAGCTTGGGTAGCAAAGCAAGAAGGGATTCCGTTTATGAGTTTAAAATACATATCCGATGGTGCAGATGATGATGCTGTAGGAGACTGGAAGGAAGAAGTACATAAAGCAGCAAAAAGTTTAGCCCAAACTCTTGCTCAAGGATTGTAA